A region from the Salicibibacter cibarius genome encodes:
- a CDS encoding CBS domain-containing protein translates to MKNAVSIDPNQSIQEVAALMEQHDIGFLPVVQTAN, encoded by the coding sequence GTGAAGAATGCAGTTTCCATTGACCCAAATCAATCCATACAAGAAGTAGCTGCATTGATGGAGCAACATGATATTGGCTTTTTGCCGGTGGTGCAAACGGCCAATTAG
- the allD gene encoding ureidoglycolate dehydrogenase: protein MNITVTHNELKEKVIAKFIANGVRQDEAEIIADVLVHANLRGVDSHGVLRVEHYIERVKAGGLNIEAQSSLEKTSGNTGKYDGDNGFGHIISKRAMDEAISMAKESGTGAVAVKNSSHCGALSYFVNQATEEQLIGIAMSHADKVVVPYGGADSFFGTNPIAFGFPTKKEKPIVLDFATSNVALGKVLNAREKGEVIPEGWGVDATGIDTTDPNEVASLTPFGGAKGYGLAMVVEVFSALLTGSAFGPHISKMYGDYDQYRGLGHFFMVINPEKFVAMNSFLATMDQMIKEIHAAKPTESFSRVMVPGEPEMLEEESRKENGIPFPQHIWDFLID, encoded by the coding sequence ATGAACATTACTGTTACACATAATGAACTCAAAGAAAAAGTCATTGCAAAGTTTATAGCAAACGGAGTGCGACAGGATGAAGCAGAGATCATTGCTGATGTCCTTGTTCATGCGAATTTACGGGGGGTAGATTCTCACGGGGTGCTTAGGGTTGAGCATTATATCGAGCGTGTGAAAGCGGGCGGTTTGAATATAGAAGCACAGTCCAGCTTAGAAAAAACGAGCGGTAATACAGGCAAATATGATGGCGACAATGGCTTTGGGCATATAATTTCCAAACGGGCGATGGATGAGGCAATCTCAATGGCAAAAGAATCAGGCACAGGAGCTGTCGCGGTGAAAAACAGCAGCCATTGCGGTGCACTTTCTTATTTCGTAAACCAGGCTACGGAAGAACAGCTTATCGGCATTGCAATGAGTCATGCTGATAAAGTTGTTGTTCCATATGGAGGCGCCGATTCATTTTTCGGAACGAATCCTATTGCTTTCGGTTTTCCGACTAAAAAAGAAAAACCAATCGTTTTGGACTTCGCAACTAGCAATGTTGCGCTTGGAAAGGTATTGAATGCACGGGAAAAAGGGGAGGTGATACCTGAAGGATGGGGCGTCGATGCTACAGGCATAGATACAACGGACCCAAATGAAGTTGCATCGCTCACGCCGTTTGGGGGAGCGAAAGGTTATGGCCTTGCTATGGTCGTCGAGGTTTTCTCCGCCTTGTTAACAGGTTCGGCTTTTGGTCCCCACATATCTAAAATGTACGGGGACTATGACCAATATCGGGGTCTCGGCCATTTTTTTATGGTCATTAATCCAGAGAAGTTTGTAGCTATGAATTCGTTCTTGGCAACGATGGATCAAATGATCAAAGAGATTCATGCCGCTAAACCTACGGAATCATTTAGCCGTGTAATGGTTCCCGGCGAACCTGAGATGTTGGAAGAAGAAAGCAGAAAGGAAAATGGCATTCCATTTCCGCAGCATATATGGGATTTTTTAATTGATTAG
- a CDS encoding GntR family transcriptional regulator: MNSLSKHISTREWVYESLRKDIITLKFKPGSSISEKEISEKLEVSRTPVREAFQKLAQDYLLDILPQRGSFVTLIDSTQVEDARFIREHLEVASVRLACSHFDAEVLDQLSMNFRMQELFMQEKKFDDLFLLDEEFHALISKGCGKSRVWNVISQVNVHLDRVRMLSMAAEYNWKTILRHHADIMEAIKQGDADAAEAIMREHLSLVSVDQVTLKELFPNYFK, translated from the coding sequence TTGAACTCTTTATCCAAACATATTTCTACACGGGAATGGGTGTATGAATCGCTGAGAAAAGATATTATTACCCTTAAATTTAAACCGGGATCCTCAATCTCGGAAAAAGAGATATCGGAAAAGCTTGAAGTTAGTCGTACACCGGTCAGAGAGGCTTTTCAAAAACTGGCTCAAGATTACTTGCTCGATATCCTTCCGCAAAGAGGATCATTTGTAACGTTGATTGATTCTACGCAAGTAGAAGATGCCCGTTTTATTCGTGAACATCTGGAAGTTGCCTCTGTACGGCTTGCATGTTCACATTTTGATGCTGAAGTGCTTGATCAACTTTCTATGAATTTTCGCATGCAAGAACTGTTTATGCAGGAAAAAAAATTCGATGATCTATTTCTTCTTGATGAAGAGTTTCACGCATTAATTTCAAAAGGGTGCGGCAAAAGCCGTGTCTGGAACGTGATCTCGCAAGTTAATGTTCACTTGGATCGGGTAAGAATGCTAAGCATGGCGGCAGAATACAACTGGAAAACAATTTTGCGACACCATGCGGACATCATGGAAGCGATTAAACAGGGTGACGCTGATGCTGCAGAGGCCATTATGCGTGAACATCTGTCGCTCGTTTCGGTTGATCAAGTAACATTAAAAGAATTATTCCCTAATTATTTCAAGTAA
- a CDS encoding TRAP transporter substrate-binding protein, which translates to MWKKTSFLTLSATLILSGCAAGDQDTEDDVTRWTMTHVSDQSHPWHETSEVFAELVEEKTNGQIVIDIYPNSQLGDEVDSINSIKYGATDVTITGETLEVWTPSAILMATPYAFEDEEHKQRVIEGEIGETIEQDIIDDVGLTPLFYMDRSPRNLTSNVPITHPDDLNGFNVRVPNVPLFLDAWEEAGANPQVIGLDETFTGLQQGMIDGQENPNDLTESNGFYEVQDYLNLTEHVPSWIYVVVGNEQLEELPDDQRDQVLEAAEEAETYAQELMEEDAEEVDERLKEAGITFNEVDQDAFQEVMLPAIQDNLGEEQYELYLEIIEEGNGEEEDR; encoded by the coding sequence ATGTGGAAAAAAACAAGCTTTCTGACATTATCCGCCACGCTCATTCTTTCGGGTTGTGCGGCGGGGGACCAGGACACCGAAGATGATGTAACCCGATGGACGATGACCCACGTATCCGATCAAAGCCACCCTTGGCACGAAACCTCAGAGGTGTTTGCTGAGCTAGTGGAAGAAAAAACAAACGGACAAATCGTGATTGATATATATCCGAACAGTCAGCTTGGGGATGAGGTTGACAGCATTAACAGCATTAAATATGGCGCTACTGATGTTACGATTACCGGTGAAACGTTGGAAGTTTGGACGCCAAGCGCGATTTTGATGGCGACGCCCTATGCATTTGAAGATGAGGAGCATAAACAACGGGTCATTGAAGGCGAGATCGGTGAAACGATTGAACAGGATATCATCGATGATGTCGGTTTAACGCCTTTATTTTATATGGATCGTTCTCCACGTAATTTAACGTCAAACGTTCCGATCACCCACCCTGATGATTTAAACGGATTTAATGTTCGTGTTCCGAATGTACCCCTGTTTTTGGATGCGTGGGAAGAAGCGGGTGCCAACCCGCAAGTGATCGGACTGGATGAAACATTTACCGGTCTTCAGCAAGGGATGATCGACGGTCAGGAAAATCCGAATGATTTAACGGAGAGTAACGGGTTTTATGAAGTGCAAGACTACTTGAATCTTACTGAGCATGTCCCTTCCTGGATTTATGTTGTTGTTGGCAATGAACAACTAGAGGAACTACCGGACGATCAAAGAGATCAAGTGCTCGAAGCTGCCGAAGAAGCTGAAACGTATGCCCAAGAATTAATGGAAGAGGACGCTGAGGAAGTAGACGAGCGTTTAAAAGAAGCAGGGATTACGTTCAATGAGGTTGACCAAGATGCCTTCCAAGAGGTAATGCTCCCGGCTATTCAGGATAATTTAGGTGAAGAGCAATACGAACTCTACTTGGAAATCATCGAAGAAGGGAATGGAGAGGAGGAAGACAGATGA
- a CDS encoding TRAP transporter small permease: MKAATVFDKILKYMAILLFTSLLIVVIIQILDRYLPYSAVWTEELSRYLFVYAITFAAPLAIRKNEFIQVDLLINALPEKWRRLYQSFMYLLVAAFSVALFIEGVRFYQLGGEFVAPALDIPMSYVYASVPLLAVFLFIYSIIFIVDRFTKRMSEGDPS, encoded by the coding sequence ATGAAAGCGGCAACGGTATTCGATAAAATCTTGAAATATATGGCAATCCTTTTATTCACGAGTTTACTCATCGTCGTAATCATTCAGATACTGGATCGCTACCTTCCTTATAGTGCAGTTTGGACGGAAGAATTATCCCGTTATTTATTTGTCTACGCGATTACGTTTGCAGCACCGCTGGCCATTCGTAAAAATGAATTTATACAAGTAGATCTGCTCATTAATGCTCTGCCGGAAAAATGGCGACGGCTGTATCAAAGCTTTATGTATCTATTAGTTGCCGCCTTTTCTGTTGCCCTATTCATTGAAGGGGTCCGTTTCTATCAGCTCGGAGGGGAATTTGTAGCCCCGGCTCTCGATATTCCGATGAGCTATGTATATGCCTCTGTTCCGCTTCTGGCTGTTTTCTTGTTCATTTACTCAATCATTTTTATCGTTGACCGGTTTACAAAGCGTATGTCAGAAGGTGATCCATCATGA
- a CDS encoding TRAP transporter large permease, whose product MMALVLVIGFLVLIMLGVPIAFSLGISSLFYLLVTDIPLTIIPQAMFSGMDSFVMLAIPAFILAGNLMNAGGITDRIITFAKACVGHIRGGLGMTNVASSLGFAGISGTALSDTASLGSVLIPSMKKEGYGGGFSAAVTSISSTVGPMLPPSLPMIIIGTLAGISIGDLFIAGAIPGLLLAAGFLIVTYAISVKRRYPKGDRQPLSVVGKSFLGAFWALLMVVIIMWGILGGYFTPTEAAVIAVVYAFIIGGLVYRELKPREIPTIIGNTLTLTLTASIILLVGLANLFGWILVYEDIPIMLADGILSITENSFLIVLLMLGLLLIIGMFIETIAALVILFPVLLPVAESIGMDPIHFGVVMVLTLMIGLSTPPVGVCLFVASGIAKVPIGKTVKELIPYFGVALLVLLLVSYIPSLSLFLPSLFD is encoded by the coding sequence ATGATGGCTTTAGTATTGGTTATTGGGTTTCTAGTATTAATTATGCTTGGTGTCCCCATTGCTTTTAGTTTGGGTATTTCTTCTTTATTTTATCTTTTAGTGACCGATATCCCGCTCACTATTATTCCGCAGGCGATGTTTTCAGGAATGGATTCTTTCGTTATGCTCGCCATTCCCGCTTTTATCCTTGCCGGAAATCTTATGAATGCCGGTGGCATCACTGATCGGATTATTACTTTTGCAAAAGCATGTGTCGGACATATCCGCGGGGGGCTCGGAATGACAAATGTCGCTTCATCACTAGGTTTCGCCGGAATTTCCGGAACTGCTTTGTCGGACACGGCAAGCCTTGGTTCGGTCCTGATTCCGTCCATGAAAAAAGAAGGGTACGGAGGTGGGTTCTCGGCAGCCGTAACGTCGATTTCTTCAACGGTCGGACCGATGTTGCCTCCTTCGCTTCCAATGATTATCATTGGAACACTTGCCGGCATTTCCATCGGAGATTTGTTTATCGCCGGTGCAATACCAGGACTGCTTCTCGCCGCAGGGTTTTTAATCGTCACTTACGCCATATCGGTAAAACGAAGATATCCAAAAGGAGATCGTCAGCCTTTGTCGGTTGTAGGCAAATCTTTTCTTGGTGCGTTTTGGGCGTTGTTAATGGTTGTCATTATTATGTGGGGGATTTTAGGAGGTTATTTTACACCGACGGAAGCAGCCGTGATCGCTGTTGTCTATGCTTTTATTATCGGCGGACTTGTCTACCGTGAACTAAAACCAAGAGAAATTCCGACTATTATAGGAAACACGTTAACGTTAACGTTAACAGCATCCATTATATTGCTCGTCGGGTTAGCTAACCTTTTCGGGTGGATTCTCGTCTACGAAGATATTCCGATTATGCTTGCTGATGGCATTTTATCCATCACGGAAAATTCATTTTTAATCGTGCTGTTAATGCTCGGTTTGCTTCTTATTATCGGTATGTTCATAGAGACAATAGCAGCCCTTGTTATACTATTCCCCGTTTTGTTGCCTGTTGCGGAAAGCATCGGCATGGACCCGATTCATTTTGGTGTTGTTATGGTACTCACACTCATGATCGGGTTGTCTACACCACCGGTGGGCGTATGCTTGTTTGTGGCTTCCGGTATTGCAAAAGTGCCAATTGGAAAGACAGTTAAAGAGCTGATCCCCTACTTTGGCGTAGCATTGCTTGTTCTTTTGCTTGTTAGCTACATCCCATCGTTATCGTTATTTTTACCAAGTCTTTTTGATTAA
- a CDS encoding zinc-binding alcohol dehydrogenase family protein → MQAIQVLEPGKLDVVMKDKPEVERSDDVLVKIKAVGICGSDMHIYHGSNPFTVYPRVIGHEVSGEVASVGSQVSTLKPGDRVALEPISYCGECYACRKGRPNVCVNLEVSGVHRDGGMREFMVAPADKWHKVSEHVSFEAAALAEPMTIGAQATMRGNVQKGDTVLIMGAGPTGLSCLALAKQHGATTFISDFNQERLDYAKSIGADYLLHPGEEDIEKVIADKTDQELANVVIDAVGTAGTFEQAVTLASVAGNVVTLGFNEQPSSIASLLLTKKELTVAGSRLQTHQFKSVIEEVNKGNIDPEAMISHTFHFQQVKEAFELLENPNKEVRKIVLTF, encoded by the coding sequence ATGCAAGCCATCCAAGTGTTGGAACCGGGAAAATTGGATGTTGTTATGAAGGATAAGCCTGAAGTCGAGCGTTCGGATGATGTGCTCGTCAAAATCAAAGCTGTCGGGATTTGCGGATCGGACATGCACATTTACCACGGCAGCAACCCCTTCACCGTCTATCCGAGAGTAATCGGGCATGAAGTCTCCGGTGAAGTGGCGTCTGTCGGGAGTCAGGTAAGCACGCTTAAGCCGGGGGATAGGGTCGCGTTAGAGCCGATCTCTTACTGCGGAGAGTGTTATGCTTGCCGCAAAGGACGTCCGAATGTATGTGTGAATCTGGAAGTATCTGGAGTGCATCGGGATGGCGGGATGAGAGAATTTATGGTGGCACCTGCCGACAAGTGGCATAAAGTCAGTGAGCATGTTTCTTTTGAAGCAGCAGCATTGGCCGAACCGATGACAATTGGCGCTCAAGCCACGATGCGGGGAAACGTTCAAAAGGGTGATACGGTACTGATCATGGGTGCCGGTCCAACAGGACTAAGTTGCTTAGCTTTGGCCAAACAACACGGAGCAACAACATTCATTTCCGATTTTAATCAGGAGCGGCTTGACTATGCCAAAAGCATCGGCGCCGATTACCTCTTACACCCGGGAGAAGAAGATATTGAAAAGGTGATTGCCGATAAGACCGATCAAGAACTTGCCAACGTGGTCATTGATGCTGTTGGTACCGCGGGTACGTTTGAACAAGCAGTGACGCTCGCTTCAGTCGCGGGAAATGTTGTTACTCTAGGCTTTAACGAACAACCGTCATCGATTGCTTCTTTATTATTGACAAAAAAAGAGTTAACAGTAGCAGGATCACGTTTACAAACGCATCAATTTAAGTCAGTGATCGAAGAAGTGAACAAAGGAAATATTGACCCGGAAGCGATGATTTCCCATACCTTTCACTTCCAACAAGTAAAAGAGGCTTTTGAATTACTGGAAAATCCCAATAAAGAGGTACGAAAAATCGTGCTTACGTTTTAG